The DNA segment TCCTGGATGTAGATCCAGACTGTGGCGCCTGAcattggggggtgggttgcgggggtggtggagcggTCTTCCCAGCGGACACGGAGGGTTACTTTGTAGGTTTCCTTCTCTCGGCGAGGGGGGTTGCCGTCGATAGggtaggggaggaggagagggatgtTTGGTGGGTTGGACAATACGGGGGTGGGTTCGTCGGGGTAGTCGGGGCAGGAGCAGGTTTGGTTGAAGTCGGaggggtcggggagggggatggtggggatggttTGGTTACGGCGGTAGAGATCGAGGAGCCAGTTGTCCCTGTATTGTTGCGGTGAGTAGGGGGTttgtgaagaagaaaaggggttgCGTACCAGTACTCTGCGGGTTCTGTAAACTGAACTGCCAGGTGTGCCTTGTCTTTCTTGTCAGGCACCACGGTGAGGTACACCAAGTCTTTCCCAATCATCTTAATGTCAAGCGTGCCATTGCTGTTTTGCTGGGGTGCCACCTCCACTGACAGCTCATAGGAGCTCCCAACAGCAGGATCCTCGAGATGGATCATTTCCTTCTGAGAAACTTCACTTGACACTACTTCCCCTGTAGCAACAACGGTAGGTTCAACATACTCAACCTGCACAGGTCTAATTCCAATCGAATAGGTGAGGTTCCTGCTGGCATAGTTCTTGCCCAATCGGGAAAAGGACAGGTCCAAGGGTAGATGAATCGATGAGCCAGTCTTGCCAGTGCCGATAGGTACCACTCTGGTGGGACGTGTAATCTTGACGCTGGCAGGCGGTTGTGCACGAACAGTAGTTTCGACGGCCTGTTCGCGTTCGGTAATGGATCCAATGACAATCCAGGCTATGAACAGACCTAGGAGGCCAATCAAGGCCAACGAGCGCTGTTGAAACATGGTGAGCTTGGCGATGATTGCCATGGAGCCTGCAGCGGTGCGACGCTGTCGGCTGCCGTTCTTATAGGTTTTCGTGTCATGCTGTCGTCGACGTTGGTAGCCGTGGTCTAGACTCCACTCTAGTTCTCTACAGCTCAGCCGCAGCAGACTTAGTTGGGCCGAAGCAGTGCGTGATAAGGAGAGGCGTCCAGTCTAGCTGTTTTGTGGTCGGTGTATGAGTGAGTCAGGTTGGTGGCAGCGAATCGAGAAGACATACGGTAAAGGATGCCTGGAACAGGCTTAGGATATCTAGTCTTGCCACCAATGTCGTCTTCTCAAGGGCGAGTTGTTCACCCGCCTTTCGATTGGCATCAGCCCTACGCTAGCTTGTTCTGTTTAATATCGTCGGTGTTGGAACTGTGGCTGCATGATGGCTTCAGCTCGCGTATCTGATCCAATGGTTGATCCGACTAGACTCTGGACTCACCGGTTAGCAACAGGTGCGGCACGACTTAGCTGTTTCGTCCCAATCCCACACAATACTCATGAGAAAGGAAGATAGTGTTGAAAATCAAGTAGGTATATTGCGTGCGGTACGtgctggggggtggggggtatccaaaaaaacaacaatcatcctctccttcctttACATATCTCGTAAACTTCTTCCAATCGAAAGCCCAGAATTTCATAAGAGAATCAAAAAGGTAAGCAAGCTCAAGGTCACCGTCATCCCGCCAGAGCCTTTCAATATCCCAGCAAGGTTCTGTTGCATTTGGCTAGGAGCCGCCTGGCTGGCTACCACCTGCCCAGTAGATGCCAGGACCCTCTTCCCAGTGTTGTATTGAATGTTGTAAACAGGCGCAGTCGTTAATTCGGCCGGTGTCCCCAATCCGTTCGGGCACTGCGCTtggtttgctgctggccaGTCCAGATTGCACGGTTCGTCGTGTCCCCAAGAACAGATAGGATCCAAGATGTTGAAAAGAATGTGGTTCTTGCCGACCCAGGTATCCTTCTCAAGGCAGCTGGCGAGGAAGTTCATGCTGTTTGCCGCGCTCAAAGGAAGCTTGCCGTCTGGTGTATGGATCAAGTCGGAGCATTCAGAAGCTGCCAATTCCTCATACTCCATGGGCGTCTCGCCGCCAGCTGTTGGCTTCTCTGTCGCCGAATAGCCCGAGTACAGATAATTCCAAGCGTCGTAGCTGACATCGTATGCGCCCTCGCTCTGATCGATGCGCAAAAGTTTgaccttcctcccctcatAACTGAGCGAAATGCAGATGTTGTTGCAGTCAACTGAGCCAGGCCAGTAGGCGATGCGATTGGTGTCCACCTTGCAGCCCAAAACTCCAACTGAAGAAGAATAACTCTCGTGAGGTGTCGCCCAAACGGTGCCTTTGGCCGCGCGCGCTGttgtggcggcggcgatgagaAGCGAAGAGAATTGAATGGCTTGGCGCATCATGGCGACTAATGAATGTGAATCTGTGAAAAGGAGCGTAGGTTTGTTTGTATAGAGTGTACCAAGTATGTACTGTGTGTGTAAGTGCTGGTTAAAAGAATGTGGTTGTATGTATCATGGTCAAGAATGAAGCGAATGTCAAGCCAACATGGCGGCAGATTGTCACCAGGTCAAGCAGCAAAAAGCGACGATGAGAACTGAAGGTTTCCGCGCCCACGTCAAACTCacgagagagaaaagaagaaggacacGCGCTGGGCCGCTGGCGGCGTCAGGAACCAAAAGCCAACGCCCTCACTGAGACTCTGAGAGAGATTAAAGTCGACCGTTTGGGATTAGGCTGAGGATTGTGGAGTGCGCTAATTGGCCCAACGGCGACAAGCGAGATCCACAGGGGTTCATTACCCCCCCGAACATTGGATGGGGCACGCGGGGATTGGCCCACATCTGCAAGTGATTCCGAGCAGCCGACAAGCagtgggttagggttcaATGGAGGTTCAAACGATGCTCAGATCTCATCGGGAATGTCATTGGTGTTCCTCCTTCGTTCTTCGAGTCTCCTTGGAAGTGGCGGCACCGATACAACCTCAGTTGCCTCCATATCCCCCCCCCGGAATGAGTAGGTGAAGGTCCAACCCGAACCTGCGCCCCCATGTTCGCCTTTGGTGTTGGCCACCACAATCCCGCTCGACATGTTGGGATACTTGCGCAGCATTctggcaacaacatcctCTGCGGCATCCTGTGGGCTCATCCCCTGTCTCAAGTTCTCGATAGCCTGGTAGCAAGGCAAGAAGCGCATCATAATATCGCCGTCCCCGGTGGCTCCGCatccaccaacatcaccgtCAACATAAGACCCGCTCCCGACAATCGGGCCATCTCCAACTCTTCCAGGGACTTTGTGTGAAGCCCCGTTGGTCGATGTTCCCGCGGCCATAATCCCTGATTCATGGATCACAACCATGGATATAGTGTCATGCGACACAGCGCCCTCGTCCTCCATCACCGATCTCGCCAGTGTCTGCTGATCAATCCCAGGCAACGGCGTATAGGGCCCACACGAAGTGCTCGGGTCAGGCGCAACATTCAGCCTATAATTGGACTGGCAATTGGCCCTCTTCCAAGCCTCGCACTTCTCCTTGCTTGCCTCGGTCGTTAAATCCTGTTCCTTGAACCCATTCTCGATGGCAAAATTGGTAGCCAAATCTCCAACAAGAAGTGAATGCCTAGTGTGCTCCAGTACAGCACGTGCGACACCAATCGCGTCCTTGATCCTCCGCAAGCCGGCAACAGCACCGGTCTTCATGGAGGTGCCATCCATGACCATGGCATCAAGAGTGGTCTCGCAGGACTCGTCCGGTGAGCCGCCATAGCCAACAGTGGTATCGCACTGGTTCTTCTCACATGTCGCACACCCAATCTCAACTGCATCCAAAGCGGACGTGTTTCTGTcggcgatgagggcgagATATGCCGCATCAGTGGCCGCTGTGAAAGCGCCGCCCCACGTGTTGATCACGAAGGGGAGCCCTGGGCTTCGGCTTGCAGAAACACATGTTGAAGCGGTCAAAAAGGCGAGAAACGAGAGCACCGCAGAGGCACGGGAATAAGGCCGGAGCACCATGGCA comes from the Podospora pseudocomata strain CBS 415.72m chromosome 5, whole genome shotgun sequence genome and includes:
- a CDS encoding hypothetical protein (EggNog:ENOG503PC5I); this translates as MMRQAIQFSSLLIAAATTARAAKGTVWATPHESYSSSVGVLGCKVDTNRIAYWPGSVDCNNICISLSYEGRKVKLLRIDQSEGAYDVSYDAWNYLYSGYSATEKPTAGGETPMEYEELAASECSDLIHTPDGKLPLSAANSMNFLASCLEKDTWVGKNHILFNILDPICSWGHDEPCNLDWPAANQAQCPNGLGTPAELTTAPVYNIQYNTGKRVLASTGQVVASQAAPSQMQQNLAGILKGSGGMTRRADANRKAGEQLALEKTTLVARLDILSLFQASFTLDWTPLLITHCFGPTKSAAAEL
- a CDS encoding hypothetical protein (EggNog:ENOG503PA4M; MEROPS:MER0003299; COG:E), with the protein product MVLRPYSRASAVLSFLAFLTASTCVSASRSPGLPFVINTWGGAFTAATDAAYLALIADRNTSALDAVEIGCATCEKNQCDTTVGYGGSPDESCETTLDAMVMDGTSMKTGAVAGLRRIKDAIGVARAVLEHTRHSLLVGDLATNFAIENGFKEQDLTTEASKEKCEAWKRANCQSNYRLNVAPDPSTSCGPYTPLPGIDQQTLARSVMEDEGAVSHDTISMVVIHESGIMAAGTSTNGASHKVPGRVGDGPIVGSGSYVDGDVGGCGATGDGDIMMRFLPCYQAIENLRQGMSPQDAAEDVVARMLRKYPNMSSGIVVANTKGEHGGAGSGWTFTYSFRGGDMEATEVVSVPPLPRRLEERRRNTNDIPDEI